One Apteryx mantelli isolate bAptMan1 chromosome 22, bAptMan1.hap1, whole genome shotgun sequence genomic region harbors:
- the UBE2G1 gene encoding ubiquitin-conjugating enzyme E2 G1 isoform X2, with protein MTMIFIDGKSLLLVLQIHYSGVFKAHLTFPKDYPLRPPKMKFITEIWHPNVDKNGDVCISILHEPGEDKYGYEKPEERWLPIHTVETIMISVISMLADPNGDSPANVDAAKEWREDRNGEFKRKVARCVRKSQETAFE; from the exons ATGACAATGATCTTTATCGATGGGAAGTCCTTATTATTGGTCCTCCAGATACACTATA GTGGTGTTTTCAAGGCTCATCTTACTTTTCCAAAAGACTATCCACTGAGGCCGCCAAAAATGAAGTTCATCACAGAAATCTGGCACCCAAATG TTGACAAGAATGGTGATGTCTGCATTTCAATTCTTCAcgagcctggagaagacaaatatggCTATGAAAAACCTGAGGAACGCTGGCTTCCCATTCACACAGTGGAAACTATAATGATTAGTGTAATTTCTATGCTGGCAGATCCCAATGGTGATTCTCCTGCTAATGTTGATGCAgcg AAAGAATGGAGAGAAGACAGAAATGGAGAATTCAAAAGAAAAGTTGCCCGCTGTGTAAGAAAAAGCCAAGAAACTGCTTTTGAGTGA
- the UBE2G1 gene encoding ubiquitin-conjugating enzyme E2 G1 isoform X1, with protein MTELQSALLLRRQLAELNKNPVEGFSAGLIDDNDLYRWEVLIIGPPDTLYEGGVFKAHLTFPKDYPLRPPKMKFITEIWHPNVDKNGDVCISILHEPGEDKYGYEKPEERWLPIHTVETIMISVISMLADPNGDSPANVDAAKEWREDRNGEFKRKVARCVRKSQETAFE; from the exons AGCTCAACAAAAATCCAGTGGAAGGCTTTTCAGCGGGCTTAATAGATGACAATGATCTTTATCGATGGGAAGTCCTTATTATTGGTCCTCCAGATACACTATA TGAAGGTGGTGTTTTCAAGGCTCATCTTACTTTTCCAAAAGACTATCCACTGAGGCCGCCAAAAATGAAGTTCATCACAGAAATCTGGCACCCAAATG TTGACAAGAATGGTGATGTCTGCATTTCAATTCTTCAcgagcctggagaagacaaatatggCTATGAAAAACCTGAGGAACGCTGGCTTCCCATTCACACAGTGGAAACTATAATGATTAGTGTAATTTCTATGCTGGCAGATCCCAATGGTGATTCTCCTGCTAATGTTGATGCAgcg AAAGAATGGAGAGAAGACAGAAATGGAGAATTCAAAAGAAAAGTTGCCCGCTGTGTAAGAAAAAGCCAAGAAACTGCTTTTGAGTGA